From the genome of Diorhabda carinulata isolate Delta chromosome 2, icDioCari1.1, whole genome shotgun sequence:
tgaagttcagctgattgttccATGaaagatctcgcacttgcaacatcATCGGTTTGGTGCCgttctagggagaaatctagttacttttggctttGGCAACCAACTTATCCATCATGCTCCAAAACCAAGGCAACagcaaatataattattgacacTGATCCACTGACCACTTTTACACTTCGTTACTTACTTAGTtttgttatcatcatttttaaactggttacaaaatattgaagcaaAATTTAGGTAAGTTTAAGTAATGTCAAGCAATGTGCATAATTATCTATACAATATTTTGAccttgcatgcaatttcttgcaccatCTCAAGCCTTTAGCATGCGTGTTGTCtgataaaatgtaaacaaatatgCGAGGGATTCATTCAGATATGTTGCCAGAAACTCTCACTCATGAACAAAAGCGATCAGCGAGGATTTGTCCTTGACACGGAATTAGAACATCCAGCAAAGACTAACATATCGAAGCCGTGACTCAAGGCAATATTGATCGTTTAATAAATTACTCACGACTCAAGTGTGCTgttgagaaaataatatttattcggCACACTCATACTCAGCTTGCTAAATGTCAATTTCCATTTGTAATTTACCGAATTACATTCTTCGTAACAATAACAATTGtctctgaaaataattttattaattacaggATTTTTCGTATATTCCATAACTTTTTTACTCTCCGTGATCTGCTTTATCTACTATCTctgaaaatagatttaaaaaaagagtTTAGAGAGAATTTTGGCAGGTGTTTcgattttgacatttttcatttatttatttattgatttatctaCACCGAATCTTGCGAGTGCTTCGATCATATCGAAATTTACTATAAATTCATTGGGCTTTCCACATTCAGAATTTTGATGtcaatttcaagaaaatccATTGAGCGTGTGTGTGACAGAGAATTTTGGTATAATGTATAATAAGGGGCATAAAAAGTTCATTATAATTTCATGGGGTTCTTCACATTCAGAATTTTAATGTCAATTTCAAGTGAAACCCACGGTATAATGTACAAGGTGCTcgcaaaatttattataaatttatttgggTTTTCACATTCAGaattttgatatcaatttcaagaaaatccATTGAGCGGTTGTAAGAGACAGAGAATTTTGGTATAATGTACAAGGTGCATACAAAATTCGTTATAAATTCATGGGGCTCTTCACATTCAGAATTTTAATGTCAATTTCAAGTAAATCCCATGGTATAATGTACAAGAAGCCcgcaaaatttattataaattcattgGGGTTTTCACATTAAGaattttgatatcaatttcaagaaaatccATTGAGCGGTTGTAAAAGAGAGAGAATTTTAGTTTAATGTACAAGGTGCtcgcaaaaattattataaattcatgTGGTTTTTCACATTCAGAATTTTGATGTCAATTTCAAGTAAATCCAGTGAGCTTCTTCGTTTGTGAGATAGATTTCGCATAATGTGTGCTTCGAGTGTTTTTACGCTTTATCAGagtgaaacaaaacaaaaatgccTTTTTTCGATACTCCTTTTGGCATCGATAGTATCTTTCTCTGTCTGTCTAAGCCTCTTGACAGCAATAgcattttttttcgatatatccTGTATAATATTCTGCATTTGTAGTAGAGACAAACATAGATTTCTCGCCCTGCCTCGTTAATGCCATTTTGACATCGACCTTTCGCCCTGTAAACACCCCAAGTGACATCGATTTCGAAACCCTTTAATGTCCCGATTCATAATCAAGTATATTGATGAAATCTAAAACTTCTTACTTTTGGCTGCCTCTACGCAAACATCATCATCTTCTTGACAGTATCTCATGGAAAAGTTTTCTAAAAAGAGAGATTTTAAAACgtgttttgattatttgaagAAACGCTAGAAAACACCAgattaataatgaaattcttCATGCTCCATATGTGTAGTAATTTATATTTGCTCGAACTGATTTCAAACTATAGAAAATCTACACATAGAAGCGTCGAATGTTTAAAAGAAACAATGGTTTAATGGAATATATACGTAACAGAATACACTAAGGTAACTAGTTCAAATCGCTATcctgagaaaaataaatatttattaataattattctagttattaattataaaagacCCATCCAAATATTCGTGAAGATTTTCTTACTTTCACACTGAGTACTAAGTACTATTCTGAAATTTAAATCAGTGCCCTGGCTAATGGTAATGATGTAACGTCATACTAATGacttatttcgaaatttatcgACTCTCTCTGACGTCATATACCGGCGCCAATTTTAAAAAGTAGTCGAGCTCTACAAGATCTGTATTGAAATATATCTAAACCTACAGAGTTAATTGGCTTAAACAAGTTATCATGAATGTAAAACGAAACAATCATGTTCGTAGACTTagtaatgtataaaaataagattatgTATAGTTTTTAAGTCATACTTTTGTTGCAACTTAAATATATGACGTCATATCATAACAACATTACTAAGGTACTTGTGCTTGAGCTATTTCTCAACATAATAATTAGCCTAGATGTACTATTAATaggtttttcaacatttcaattccCTTTTAGCTCAACACACCATTTCCAGCAtggttcaataagttcgatacctttTTATAATACGAATCGTCGAGCTTCTtcaaatagccattaactgccgacatcattaatttattgttggaaaatctgagctattttttcaagtctgggaacagaaaataatccgagtgcGCTAAATCTAGCGAATCAGGTGCAAGAGGTAGCAATtgaaacgttgcaataagttcctttttcaaaatattggaagaaaattATACCACGCGCATCCGaaaaaaccgacgctatgaccttgcttgcagatggaacggtcatGCGGTCACAAGCGATATTTTTAGTTAATGGTACAAAATATCAATGAACTCTATATCACACATTAATTTTCTAGAAGCCATACGAAAGCATCTCATAGAAATATGAGTTCGCCAAAGAAAAGAACGCATTTGACTTATACTGAATTACGCATGCTTATTAAGCTACTCGAGCGTTTAAGCTTCAAATGAAACCTGGATCCATCACTACACTCctggaatgaaaaaaaacagTCAATACAGTGGATTGCAAAGTACGAACCTGCTCCTAAAAAGGTCAAAACGTTTCCGTTAGCGGGAGAAATGACAACGACCATTTTTTGGGATGGTAAGGAGATTCTATTCATCGACCATCTTCAAAACAGTGAAACAATAACAAGATAAtaccattttttgataaagtaaGCAGCTTCTCACACCTCAGAGATCGCCATGACTAGAATAACGAGTTGCACTTCGAATTGGTCGACCGTATTCACCAGACCTGGCCCCTATGTCCTAAGCTTAAAGTTTCACTTGTAGTAAAGAGATTTTCTTCAGGCGAGGACGTTATCGTATATGTGAACGCCTATTTTGACGACAAACGGTTAAGAGGAGacaatattcaaaatcaaaaatgattATAGAAAGAAATATCTTGTTCCTTTCTTAGGTTGGAAACTTTTTAGACGACTCtcgaaaataaattaagtaacaACTCTCAGGTTCAATGTTTAACACAAATGTAGATACTTACTAGGCAAATAATAAGGAGAACAATTACatctattataaataaatgtacttAAACATTCTTGGAGACAATTCACCTGTGTGTATTTcctaaaaaatgaaagtattactaaaaataataacaaaactagTTTGTAATGTTGATATACTTTCCTTGATGAGTctccacaaaaaaaattattctatatttatcAAAGTCCTCTTATTAATTTCACTTCAACACGAACTAATTAGACAAAACAATCACTTCACGGGTAAAAAGCTGTCCCAgtcattattttattgaattgaaaggttttaaagaaattatacCTGTAGTAGACAAGTTTTCTTTCGCTCGCAAAATAGCACTGCCTTTTTTGGAGCGGTATACTTCTAAGATTTTTAGAAGCTTCCCTGATAGATGGTTTTATAGAAAATCTTGCTTCAACGCCAGGACTCAAAAGTGTTCCATAGTCTGCCATTTTAGGTGTTTCGATAGGATTACTcacaattatctaaaaaatgagATTGTTTATCTGTTTCCTaattaaattgatgaatataTCTCAATTGGAAAAAGCATAACTTCTTTAGTACTTACCTTGAAACCTACGCTACTGGTAGAAGAACAATAGTACTCATCTATTTGAGCATCTAGTAAAACAGATAAACCCAAATGAGCACCAGCTCctgaaaaattatatctaataaGTCAAATTTCATCAACAGTGTGTCGaacgtatttattttattgaccATTGTTTgatcattttaaaaacttttaatattattacgAACAAGTTCGTAAAATGATTCtctaggccggccctgtccagctaatatctattttaaaaattcggcgaattcgcacGGTACTTTACGGACGGCGTCTGATGATGACGGAGGTCGTtcgatgtttatttgtatataattttttaatagcaGGCGGtctatttacagtatttctccTAAATAGTTTCTTGGAAAATCTATTTATTCATAtcatttgtttctttttgttctagaactttgtagaattttatttgaatatataaatgatttgtgtaaataaacgcagttagtttagtttcaaaaataaataagtaaattaagagtattataagttaagtgtattgtgtAGTGGGTAAAtgaattaagaacgtaagagacagtgtttattaatttgcCACACAAATATAAAGAGTTTAAATAGATGCGAAAAACGTTACATTATTCACGCGTGTggaatattcattttgaaatttcttattcaaGAGATGTAAGGAATAAGTAACAACCCTCCACCcctacaaattattttctgtgacacattatttgatttttcatgttttgaaaaattcttaatgcAAAGCTTCACGTTCcattagaattgaaaataaaaacatgacTTTGATGCAGTACAAAAGgtgttttttttcaaagttttcatgGGCAATTTCCAGTGAAATATCCTCTCTACCACGTCTTTCCAACGATTACAAAGAGGCATACAACGTTTCTGCTATATTACaagattaaattaattattattaattaaagtCGCGTGGGAAAAAAGAAatgattgtgaatatttatgaaaatgaaatgcaagaaaatgatgataagaCTGTTGATGACGTTATTTCCAGAACGGTAAATATTTCGGGAGTATCTACTTCAAATGTCTACCGAATCGTCCGTGGTCGACTCAAAAGAGTAgccgtcaaaaaaaattaacaattcaatgataatttttttaagttttgagaGTAATTAACAAAGATAAAGACtttttatactaattattaaaagaaatgggatttaaatacaaaaaacgaagAAGGAATAGTTTATTAGACAAAGCAGACATAATGGTGTGGAAGCGAGAATACTTTAGAAAAGTTAAGAAATTTcgtgaagaaaatagaaaaatttactacCTGGATGAAACATGGGTAAACCTTGGACAGGATAATGTTTGGTTGGACTCTTTGATAAATCCTAAAGGCAAACATTCTGGATGGACTTTCCACCGGATTAAAGAACCCATTAGGTAggtaatatttcgaaaaactatttttacaaaattttattcagtGTCACCTGTCTGTGTAGGTATATGTGTAatcaaatctaaaaattttgatcGACATCTACTCCTAGCACTATATCTTCTCTTCTTATTTGATCAAATGCTATGTCCAAAAGTATAAATCATGAATGAATTTCCGTATCGAAACTTCACCAAATCGTTTTAGTGTTAGATATATACAATATTCAATCAATTACAACAATAAGACTTGGATttgtcaataatttataaacactcGTACAATTACAATAGAAACTAACTTTGAGTCTGTTTATGTTCGAAACTTCATATAAAGTAAACCATCTATAATGAATTAATCCTTTTAGAATAGATAGGGGTGCACaagtcaaaatttataattataatcaatttaatattcaaaggtaccatttatgaaaatataatcacCTAAGGGTCTCCTAGGTACCATATTTTCATTATCGTAGTCACCAACATTAGAAAATCCTATTTCTGGGTTCCAATCGTAAACGTTTTCAGGATACGTTTGATTAAgaagtgaaatttcatttctagAATAACAATAAAGTTTGAAATATAAACCAGATAATTTGCCGTAATCCACTCACggatttctaaatattttattatacggAAGTCGATTAAAAGAACAACATAAACCTTCGTCTGTTAAATCATTATTGAATAATTCATCGCAATTTTTCTTGTCGTTAGTCCATTTACAAGCTTTCATCATTTCATTGCATGAGCTACCTAcctaaaatatatctaaaaattacTACTAGacctaaattttcctaaaagtATTTACCCTGATGAGAAAATTTCTTAGATTCTTCCAATCATATTGTTCAGTGTAATTGTCGGGTTGTTGATTAGATTTATTGCCGACACAAAGATCATCCAAAAGTTTTAAATCCCTTggatttctaaaaattaactcagacttttatatattatacttgTATTAAAAATGatctgaataaattttaaatacaaaggaGGATAGCCAGAAATTACCATCAACCTTGATTCACCCCTTTCCAATGCCAACTCACCCTGTTTTAGTAACACCAAtgacaatgataataatattgtgGTTTGGTTGATGGAACAATCATTAATACCTTGCAAGGGGGACATGTTAAAACACACCTAATGTCTCGTAATAAATATCAactgttaatatttaattgatacACTTTAGACATtagtgttatttttatattttatgttataacTTAGAGTACGGTAGTAGTTTCCATTCTCCAGCCTTACAACGAAATATATCacaatatttcttctaaatctCCCCGAGAAGACGAGCTCCACACATTTCTGGGCCATTCCGTCAATAACATACTTTCAACGTACACCGAAATCACATAATCCGCCATTCTTTACAGCTTCCAGTGTCTCGGTGAAGTTCCAAGTAAGCAGATTGAATCCTTAGAATCAAATTTAAGACGTGGTTCGAGTAAACTAATTGAGATCatggaatcggatcacttcttattaatgaacaaataaaaaccCCAACCTAGTTACTTCtttcaaatgaatttaattatcCATACAATCCATCCAAACTTTTTCTAAAGTGACTACTTCTACTATATCGagataataaataaactcaCCCTTCagctataattttattaacctCAGTTCTCTTTGCCTGGTTCATATTGCAAATGGTAACAGCTGGAAATGGAATACTTTTTAAGTCAGCATCGAATGGACTAAAACTGATGATGACCGGGGATGAATTCcacttttgaaatatatttgtaatataatacGCTGCAAATCCTATGGCTACGGAAAATGATATCAACCAAAACATTCTGTgaacaaaaataacataatcataGTATATAAATCATCAGATCATCAATAAATCAATTTGGCGGTAGGTATGCGGACACAATTTTTATGAGAGTGTTTGATTTTGAGCGGAACAttcatttagttttttatgtttgaaactATATTCGCCGTCTCCATTCCTCCCGAACAAACGTAAATGAGGGATTCTTAATTGAGAAAGTATGTAACAACGAATTTGAAACagttaaaattcattaaaaagaGTAGATGTTTGTAACAAGGCTTTTGTGTTACATTTCTATCAAATTGTTTGCtagagtaaataatttttcagtaataCAGATTAATTacctttcaaaaattgataaagatcTGTCTCCTACATAACGGAGACCATGAAGAGACGTATTCTCGCAATATCGCTCCATTCCAGCTAATACTTTCCGAAAAATCCTTTTGGAATTTCGTTTATCTTTTTTTGACTCCAAAATTGTTctagaataaattcaaattcttATATGTTTATTCGAAAATTGGTGATTAGAGGACAACCAatgtgtttattattaattattatgtagTAGTAAGAGAATCTAATCCTCAAGATTCCACCCAAACACAAGAATTTACATTCGAGTAGTTTGCGTGGTGCTGCTGTGTGGTGATGCCTGTGGATAtcgatcttgaacttctgtaggctgTATTGTTCGAGAAAGACGtaccttggtagctgattccacaggcttgcacttcttcaaagaaaaaagtttcgaTCAATCGACGATCTGAGCGTCTGCAGGTAAGCTCGGCGCTCATGAGCCTATTGAGTAGGTCtggcaaatactgctctaggttgCATTATGTTGCACAGCTCGGAGGAGCATTCGcagtggtagtatcggtaaaacagagtcaggtcagcTGTCTAAGTCTCCGATCAACTCTGGATCctctataagtcgaattgctttcttctgtattgagtcgagcatcctcagggtATGTTTGGAAGCCGAGCAGTGATTCGTGAATTGCTTCGAACTTTGTCGATAATTCTGGAATGGAATACAGACGAACTGGAAGCTGTAATCAATCGAAATCGAAcgaaaaattgaacaattcaTTACGTCGTATCATCACATCTTTTCCTTTACATTTACCCCTATTGATTATGGCTTCGAATAGATTCGGTGATAGTTTATAACATTGCGTATTCCATTCTACAATTTCTACAAGTTGAGAATGAGCATTAAAGGTGAACCGACTTTTAAACCTAGAATATCTATATTGCAGTTTTCCAAAGAGTTCAGAAACTATATTTTTCCTCATCTATAACTGTTCTAATCGATTTGAACTTGCAAACTTCACAGCTTGGGGACTTAAGGTTGAGATGATATACTGGGTATACCAAACAGTCATCAAACCCATGATTACGTAATGCATCGCTAATTAGAACCAAAAAATCTGACACAATACTACGAATTCTAGAATTGATCGCCAATTATTGGTAGATATAGACCTTCCGCAAGCTCGAAATGTATGTCTCTGGTATTCAGGTGGTTTCGATTCGAGCTTAATGGTTTATCTTTTTAGCATCAAAATTTCTCGATGGACGGTATCAAAGGATAACGGACATAAATAGAACTAACAAttgtattttgtaataaatagaGTACTAgcaaacaaaagtttttttgtcTTTCGAAAGTGATACAATTAGTCCAACACGTCCCCAACATCGCTATGGCAGTTATATAGAAAGGTTTTTCTTGTAAATAGTCATCTGTTTGAGTGATGACTCCCtcatactattttttctttttcaaacatttcagAGTTCTAACTGCAGCCAGTAGTCATTGAGTAATATATGTAACCGATTTATATTTCCAATCAGTCCAATAGTACAGTAATAGTCATGGCTAATTGGcttttcattttacaaatagtaccaatgatatatttcaaagtaGAGAAGCTATAATCTTGCTAGCCAAATGTAGGGTTCTTGCTAGCCTCGGAGGGTTTTCGTGGATCAAGCCCACTCAGATAACAACCGTTTCGATTTACTTATATAAAGATGAATCCAGGTTTGGATCCAtggtcacatatcgacgcaaaacaTGCTTCTAATAGTGCCTACATAACTTCAATGAGCGCTCtaaatcattaatttcattattaggACGCACTACATCCATTTGAAAaggaactttttttattttcaaattctcgTGTAGACACACTTTCATATATCTTGATGATATATACTATCTCtctcaatttcaatttctttttgtatcgtAATATTCTGTACAATTGACTTGTGTTTTATAGTGGAGATAATATCCTCTTTTTGACGTCCTCATCATTGAGCTTGTACGACCAATTTTAAACTCTATGTACTCGtcaattatatttgattttccCGAAGAAACGTCACCATAGCACTTTTCAAAGTCTTTGCTTCAAAGGTAGCAACTTCTTAAATGAAACGCTGTTCCCTTCCAAAAGTTCTGGTAAAGAAAAGATTGTATGGAAAagctcaaaattttacatctgtAGTTTTAAAGATGGGACttcaatgtgaaaaaaatatgaaaatatgtaaacCTCTACCCGACCGGGGGCTTATGGATACTTCATGACAAATATCTTACTCATTGCGTCCGAATTGATGTGAATTATCTCTTACATCTGGTATTCTATATATTGGAAATGCTcctatttttgaatttttatctgaataattaactgaaatttttcttGGGCGTATTATACTGTCGCTCTTCAACATCTTACctaataaattgaaaagaataaattcaaaactaaATGCGAAACAATACtaatagaaaattgattctaataatatttaaaaatctctAGACggagtatttgaatatcttacCCATTAATttataaagtgaaatatttttcttatatttgccGATTGTTTGCGATTTTCTTTTAGAAGATATAGAAATTGTCATTGACTCGATTAGTTTCGAAGTAAATGCAGAATTAAACTGATATCCGCATtaagaaaaatcgttttttccaACATTTAATTACGTAAAAATTGTGATAGAAACATTGCGTGACGTGTCTACAAAGTTGTGTTTATTCCCAATCAAACACATCTATCTAAAGGCATGTGTGCCGGCTTTAGTTGACAGTGAAAATCGTTTGCTATTGAACTTTCTTTCATTTTCTAGTTTGGTCGTAACAGGGATGGCTTCTAATTAAATTCAGATTTTCGTTGGATCGAGAGAAATGTAAGAATTAAAACAACACTCAAAGGAATCGTTAATTCGCAGCGTCGAGCGGCCGAGATGCAGAACCGAGTCGCTAGATTGCAGGAAAATTTGTCAAAGGCACAATTCGAAGTTTCAGGGGGATCTGCGAGAGAATATGGCTCAGAAGAAGGACCAGGAAGAGCGAATTGCTACGCTGGAAAAGAGATATTTGAACGCTCGGAAGGAATCGACGTCGTTACATGATCTCAACGAGAAATTGGAGCATAAGGAAGCTCAAATTAAAGTCTGTAACTGaatatttttgcaaatttgAGAAAGTTGGCTCAGTATTCGAAGCTGCCGGAGATTGAGGAGTAGTTGAAGCAGCGTAACTACCTTCTTTACCAAATTCTTCTgactatatttaaaatacatCGAGGAAAAATGCTTTCTGTCCCCTCCAACTTCCGTCCATCTACTTAAAGCTTCTTTAGATACTTcggaaattaaatattttctagagAGTAACTCAATCCCTCGTAttgatgtgaaaaataatttacatatatgatcaaatattaaattttatttgaaaatttccacgCTACTAATTAATAAACACAAACTTGACGAAGATAATTAAAATCGAAAAGTGACAGGAAACATATTTCaaaacagacaaaaaaatttaattctagaatatcatttgataaaataagAATAGACACGACCTATTAATCCCCCAACTTACACACAGTTTTTTCTGAATTATTGTTTTGtgaatacattcaatttttttcaaacaatttttaagtACTTCAATTATATTAGATATGTGCAATTTATATTTGTGGTATGCTACGACAATTATTAACATCATTAAccgttttattttcttaatcatCCTTTTAGATTATTTATCATTTCAACTACTTCGTCCAATAAATGCTGGACAATAGTATTTCAAATCCCTTACAATATCTAATACAGTCCCTAAAACTACCCTGCTTTTATATTATACCTATTCTAATTTAAAGTAAACACCTCACACTTAATTGTTGTCCTTTAATCATGTCAGTATaagctaaaaatatttataattgaaccAATATATTCCCGTATATGTCACAGACatgtataattaataattactttgtagCAAATTAACGTTATTTGACATTGATAAATATTGTGTtgatttttcgagaaaattatcatttgtGGCGATTTAACCAAATTTCAAATGACtaatcaacaataataatagcTTAGATTAGTTTAAATTATTCCAATGAATATTGATACGAGCCTCCTTCTTCTTTGGGTGCCCTCTTCTAACGAAGGTTAGCGATAACCCCAGCAAAATATTTTCTGTCTCTGGCCCTTCTTATCAGCGTCTGAGAGTGTAAATCGGTCCACTCGCGAATATTCTTCAGCCATGAAGCCTGTCGTCTGCTAGGACCACATTTTTCCTCGATTTTTCCTTTGATCAGAAGTTGCAAAAGTCTGTGTTTGTCATTTCTATATGTGTGTCTCAGATACGAGGTTTTTCCAGCTTTTAATTCTATAAGTTCTCTGTCGGTGTCTATTCTTTGCATTACTTCTTCGTTACTGATATGAGCGGTCCGGGGAATTTTCAGCATACTCCGAAAGATCCACATTTCGAAACTCTCTAAGCGCCTTAGTGAGTTCACCTTAGAGGTCCAAGCCTCCGTTCCATATAGCAAGGTGCTGTATATATAGCATTTCACCATCCGGTACCGGATTTTAAGGTATCAGTTATGCTGACTGGAATTATGTTGGttgttaaatcaaaaataaatcctaGAACTAATTGAGGTTGTACTTCGGCTGAGCTAAATCTGCGCTCATTATTGATCAAGATATATTACGTCGTGCATTACATTTTGTCTTACTGGATGTCTAGagatgttaataaaataaaaatgtggtaTCCGAAAGTTTAttgcatataaaaaaatttgaaattatacagCTGTATATCCAGCATCAATAGGTAGGCAAACTCCTGTAATCAAACTTGCTTTGTCACTGAGTAGAAATAAAATTGGATATGTGACTTCGTAGACTTCTCCAAACCTGTAAATATACGATTTTAAGTTTCGAGAATTCCAAAACAAATCAAAACTATGACAATATTTTTAGTGTTTTCTAGATAGAAATGCCACCGTTAAAAATTAATCTAAAGATCTTAATTCCTTCCAGATTcctgaatatattttaaacatacTATGGCACGTATAAACAAATCATTTCAATGAATGCAAGCATCAAATTCACAACTAATGTTATTTgtagaacaaaaaattaaaatgaaactgGGTTGGACGCGTTGCCATATGAGTTAATGACATGTGAATTATCAAAGTTTGATATTGAGCAGCGAGATATAAGAAAACGCCACAAAGAGATGATATTGTCTTTTTATGtgaacataattttaaaaattaggcAAGGTAGAGCAGATGCATGTAAATCACCTGAAATCCTCCACGGGATCTATACCTCAATGACCAAACCATT
Proteins encoded in this window:
- the LOC130890909 gene encoding pickpocket protein 28-like, with the translated sequence MERYCENTSLHGLRYVGDRSLSIFERMFWLISFSVAIGFAAYYITNIFQKWNSSPVIISFSPFDADLKSIPFPAVTICNMNQAKRTEVNKIIAEGNPRDLKLLDDLCVGNKSNQQPDNYTEQYDWKNLRNFLIRVGSSCNEMMKACKWTNDKKNCDELFNNDLTDEGLCCSFNRLPYNKIFRNPNEISLLNQTYPENVYDWNPEIGFSNVGDYDNENMVPRRPLGAGAHLGLSVLLDAQIDEYYCSSTSSVGFKIIVSNPIETPKMADYGTLLSPGVEARFSIKPSIREASKNLRSIPLQKRQCYFASERKLVYYRKYTQVNCLQECLSTFIYNRCNCSPYYLPKNFSMRYCQEDDDVCVEAAKKIVDKADHGEDNCYCYEECNSVNYKWKLTFSKLSMSVPNKYYFLNSTLESNGLLLLHFFFDEVRFEKIMKDRLYNLTDLIAYIGGLLAVFLGFSIFSFIELIYYITSSLMHVFFSYIEVKNIDRNRN